A stretch of Chloroflexota bacterium DNA encodes these proteins:
- the cyoE gene encoding heme o synthase gives MTSEQQSIVLETVSAKETIDKKTGVESKQGSQASLVQTLMVLFKMRVVALLVFAAVGGAFLGASGWPGLSTLLLVIVTGGLTAMGASAINQYVEQDSDRQMNRTKHRPLASGTFEDTRWVPWVATAMIVLPILVVLPFNQALAFFLGLGAFIYVVIYTIWLKPRTLLNIVIGGAAGSAAVLAGAAAAGNWSAPGALVLALLVFVWTPTHFWSLAIVYRNDYARSDLPMLPVSATPRQSAFWVLVHTLATALAALVLVFDPALGLLYFVPVALATVDLVYRNVKLLRDPSGNNARALFMASNIYLAVVLLMICVDATITAL, from the coding sequence ATGACATCAGAACAGCAGTCGATTGTCCTGGAAACCGTGTCAGCCAAGGAAACCATCGACAAGAAAACAGGCGTGGAAAGCAAACAGGGATCACAGGCTTCTCTCGTGCAGACCCTCATGGTACTTTTCAAAATGAGGGTCGTTGCCCTCCTGGTGTTCGCCGCCGTCGGTGGCGCCTTTCTCGGCGCCAGCGGCTGGCCTGGCTTGTCCACCTTGCTTCTGGTCATCGTGACCGGCGGTCTGACGGCGATGGGTGCTTCGGCGATCAACCAATATGTGGAGCAAGATAGCGACAGGCAGATGAACCGGACCAAACACCGACCTCTCGCAAGTGGCACTTTCGAGGATACCCGCTGGGTGCCATGGGTTGCGACTGCCATGATCGTGCTGCCGATTCTGGTGGTGCTGCCCTTTAATCAAGCCCTGGCATTTTTCCTGGGCCTGGGTGCCTTCATCTACGTGGTCATCTACACCATCTGGCTGAAGCCGCGGACACTGCTAAACATTGTCATCGGCGGTGCCGCAGGCAGTGCCGCGGTCCTGGCCGGAGCCGCGGCAGCGGGGAATTGGTCGGCTCCAGGCGCTTTGGTGCTTGCGCTTCTGGTCTTCGTGTGGACGCCAACCCATTTCTGGAGCCTGGCAATCGTTTATCGCAACGACTACGCCAGGAGTGATCTGCCCATGCTTCCGGTATCGGCAACGCCTCGCCAGTCGGCCTTCTGGGTCCTGGTACACACCCTGGCCACTGCCCTGGCTGCGCTGGTGCTGGTCTTCGATCCAGCGTTGGGTTTGCTCTACTTTGTCCCCGTGGCCCTGGCCACCGTCGATTTGGTGTACCGCAACGTCAAACTGCTGCGAGACCCATCTGGAAACAACGCGCGCGCGTTGTTTATGGCCTCCAATATCTACCTGGCTGTCGTGCTGCTCATGATCTGTGTCGATGCCACGATTACCGCCCTGTAG
- a CDS encoding cytochrome c oxidase subunit 3: MAVVTESIEAIHESYEWQTSNNRLGLWLFFLSESFIFGGLLVARFFLWGGTRPDLNQTFPFFITGVLLLSSFFMNRAESAIAYDDRKTFLRSLLITAFLGTIFLLGVILFEWGFSVEEGNLVLGNHIKPTDGVYGAVLYGMTGLHALHVLSGVIVILIVWNLGRKGHYSREKHWGVEATAIYWHYVDLVWVFFYPALYLIGTAVAVGHG; this comes from the coding sequence ATGGCAGTTGTTACTGAGTCGATTGAAGCTATCCACGAATCATACGAGTGGCAGACATCTAACAATCGCCTGGGGCTGTGGCTCTTTTTCCTATCCGAGAGCTTCATCTTCGGTGGGTTGCTGGTGGCCCGCTTCTTCCTGTGGGGAGGCACGCGACCTGATCTGAACCAGACGTTTCCCTTTTTCATTACAGGGGTTCTGTTGCTCAGCAGCTTTTTCATGAATCGAGCCGAGTCGGCAATCGCTTACGACGACCGCAAAACCTTTTTGCGCAGCCTGCTCATCACTGCGTTCCTTGGCACCATCTTTTTGTTAGGCGTGATCTTGTTCGAATGGGGTTTTTCGGTCGAGGAGGGCAACCTGGTGCTGGGCAACCACATCAAACCCACCGACGGCGTCTATGGCGCTGTACTCTACGGCATGACCGGCTTGCACGCCCTGCACGTGCTCAGCGGCGTGATAGTGATCCTCATCGTGTGGAACCTGGGCCGCAAGGGACATTACTCCCGCGAAAAACATTGGGGCGTCGAAGCAACAGCCATCTATTGGCACTACGTGGACCTGGTATGGGTCTTCTTCTACCCGGCTCTCTATCTGATCGGAACAGCGGTCGCCGTAGGCCACGGCTAA
- a CDS encoding SBBP repeat-containing protein, with the protein MNPTQHYRWFLPLFPAVLLFIGLIGLAGATGQPGFGTYLGDARADRGYSVAMDRQGNTYVTGMTSSTNFPTAATPLVPSSPSHRVDAFVAKFDSTGSSLEYMLWFNAQSLDQPDEGLGIAVDSDGSAYVTGQTRSEDFCRVFGAVPGFDKLYNGNTDAFVMKVKPDGSGLVYCTFLGGSDRDVGQDITLDEEGNAYIVGSTWSTDFPTTGNAAQPMLADLRDILVARLDSTGTSLEYSTFLGGVGQEEGKAVALDIAQQILITGWTNSDDMPVTSNAVQNENGGGFDAFLASLDPISGQLSYSSYLGGTGEDRALALRTDPVGNAILAGYTNSSDFPTTGGAFAEQAIGGIDAFVTKLSVDASSPIFSTYLGGSDDDWARGLDVDGFGMMIAVGETRSGDFPTTPSAAFAALSGTSDAYIAGLSPNGATLAYGSYLGGGAQENGFSVASNVFGEATLTGATDSDDFPVTPGAYDTTHNGSDDVFVSRLRIADPLDQLVFLPMANANE; encoded by the coding sequence ATGAATCCTACACAGCACTATCGTTGGTTTCTACCCCTTTTTCCGGCAGTCCTATTGTTTATTGGACTGATTGGGCTGGCCGGAGCAACCGGACAGCCTGGTTTCGGCACCTATCTGGGCGACGCGCGGGCAGATCGAGGATACAGCGTCGCCATGGATCGGCAGGGCAACACCTATGTCACCGGCATGACCAGCTCGACGAACTTTCCGACGGCTGCAACGCCCCTGGTGCCATCGTCCCCCTCGCACAGAGTCGACGCCTTCGTCGCCAAGTTTGATTCCACCGGCAGTAGCCTGGAATACATGCTCTGGTTCAACGCCCAGAGTCTGGATCAACCTGACGAGGGCCTTGGCATTGCGGTCGACTCAGATGGCAGTGCCTACGTGACGGGCCAGACACGATCGGAGGATTTCTGCCGGGTATTTGGCGCGGTCCCTGGTTTTGACAAGCTCTACAATGGCAACACCGACGCCTTTGTCATGAAGGTAAAACCGGACGGCAGCGGGTTGGTCTATTGTACTTTCCTGGGCGGTTCTGACCGGGATGTGGGACAGGATATCACCCTGGATGAGGAGGGCAATGCCTACATCGTGGGCAGCACCTGGTCCACCGATTTCCCCACAACCGGCAACGCCGCTCAACCCATGCTCGCCGATCTGCGGGATATCCTCGTGGCAAGACTGGATTCTACCGGCACCTCGTTGGAATACAGCACCTTTCTGGGAGGCGTTGGACAGGAAGAGGGCAAGGCTGTGGCGCTGGATATCGCACAACAGATTCTCATCACCGGTTGGACTAATTCGGACGACATGCCTGTAACCTCAAACGCTGTTCAGAACGAAAACGGCGGCGGATTCGATGCCTTCCTTGCTTCCCTCGACCCAATCTCCGGCCAACTGAGCTATTCAAGCTACCTGGGTGGCACTGGCGAAGACCGGGCGCTTGCACTGCGCACAGATCCCGTGGGCAACGCCATTCTAGCCGGATACACGAACTCCTCCGATTTCCCCACAACTGGCGGGGCTTTCGCCGAGCAAGCCATCGGCGGCATCGACGCCTTCGTGACCAAACTCAGTGTCGATGCCTCATCGCCGATATTCAGCACCTATCTCGGCGGCAGTGACGATGATTGGGCCCGTGGTCTGGATGTGGATGGATTCGGCATGATGATCGCCGTCGGCGAGACCCGGTCCGGGGATTTCCCGACCACACCCTCGGCCGCCTTTGCAGCCCTGAGCGGCACCTCCGATGCCTACATCGCGGGTCTCAGCCCGAATGGCGCGACGTTGGCGTATGGGTCTTACCTGGGTGGCGGCGCGCAGGAGAATGGCTTTTCTGTCGCCAGCAATGTCTTTGGGGAAGCGACTCTGACGGGCGCGACAGACTCCGATGACTTTCCTGTGACGCCCGGCGCCTACGACACCACCCACAACGGCAGCGATGATGTCTTCGTGTCCCGCCTGAGAATCGCAGATCCCCTCGATCAGCTGGTGTTTCTACCCATGGCGAATGCCAACGAATAG
- a CDS encoding cytochrome c oxidase assembly protein, which yields MNPLASALLQSWEWRIDVILVLMIAGALYTRGWRRLHAIVCQHPETPRTNPRSPLVTGWKLASYWSGLAVLAVALMSPIDVLSSQLFSMHMIQHLLLVMIAPPLLLIANPFPIIMWSLPVKARRQASQLLNQETRFRQVLTRITAPGIVWFLYVAVYIGWHDPDMYNLALQSNFFHDLEHITFFVTAMLFWWHVTGVAPRFHKTFTGSKRLLYVISVIPVNMFAGVAIAFANQPIYDYYTTVPRFYGLSVMEDQMLAGTIMWIPGSMMFLLAALILLARIVQTEADKSIDANPAWLVDENSSGHH from the coding sequence ATGAATCCTTTAGCAAGCGCCTTGCTCCAGTCATGGGAATGGCGCATCGACGTTATTCTGGTCCTGATGATCGCCGGTGCGCTCTACACGCGCGGTTGGCGACGTCTGCATGCCATCGTCTGCCAGCATCCTGAAACACCTCGAACAAACCCGCGGTCTCCACTGGTGACAGGCTGGAAGCTGGCCTCCTACTGGTCTGGGTTGGCAGTCCTGGCGGTTGCTCTCATGTCGCCCATCGACGTGTTGAGCAGCCAGCTCTTTTCTATGCACATGATCCAGCATCTGTTGCTGGTAATGATTGCCCCGCCCCTGCTGCTGATTGCCAATCCCTTCCCGATCATCATGTGGAGCCTGCCCGTTAAGGCCAGGCGCCAGGCAAGCCAGTTACTCAACCAGGAAACCCGATTTCGCCAGGTCCTGACCAGGATCACGGCTCCCGGCATTGTCTGGTTTCTCTATGTCGCGGTCTATATCGGCTGGCATGATCCTGACATGTATAACCTGGCTCTTCAGAGTAACTTCTTCCACGATCTCGAACATATCACCTTTTTTGTTACAGCGATGCTCTTTTGGTGGCACGTAACAGGGGTTGCACCCCGCTTCCACAAAACATTCACAGGTTCCAAACGTCTGCTGTACGTTATCTCTGTCATACCGGTCAATATGTTTGCCGGCGTGGCCATCGCTTTCGCCAACCAGCCAATTTACGACTACTACACCACCGTGCCCCGCTTCTATGGTCTCTCAGTAATGGAAGACCAGATGCTTGCAGGGACCATCATGTGGATCCCTGGCAGCATGATGTTTTTGTTGGCTGCACTCATCCTGCTGGCCAGGATTGTCCAGACAGAAGCGGACAAGTCCATCGATGCAAATCCGGCCTGGCTCGTCGACGAAAACTCGTCGGGGCATCATTGA
- a CDS encoding SURF1 family protein gives MIKTLFSKRYIFATLFVLLAMFVMIRLGVWQLDRRQQRLASNADVTAKLAESAQSVNDALAGRWTIPEERDTIRNTRATATGQFDYDNQILLLQQPVQGRPGMHLIAPLMLGDSGKAILVDRGWIPEAQAGNPAQFNDAPGEQWVTGFLQPPQILFGRAARKAAADPTPAEAKSQWYRVDIDAIQHQMPYELLPVFLTQSPPPEGNLALPTRVDPEFDLSEGSHLNYAFQWFSFALVAGIIYVSIVRSREKKRQQGSVEAPGGDNPQEQPSALGGTNHV, from the coding sequence ATGATCAAAACGCTGTTCAGTAAACGTTATATTTTTGCCACCCTGTTTGTGCTTCTGGCGATGTTTGTCATGATTCGCCTGGGTGTCTGGCAGTTGGATCGCCGGCAGCAACGCCTGGCCTCCAACGCGGATGTGACCGCCAAACTTGCCGAATCTGCCCAATCGGTGAACGATGCCCTGGCAGGCCGGTGGACTATTCCGGAGGAGCGGGATACGATAAGAAATACCCGGGCCACTGCTACCGGCCAATTTGACTACGACAACCAGATTCTCCTGTTGCAGCAACCGGTGCAAGGTCGTCCGGGGATGCATCTCATTGCACCCTTGATGCTTGGCGACTCGGGCAAAGCGATACTGGTCGACCGCGGCTGGATTCCCGAGGCCCAGGCGGGGAATCCCGCCCAGTTCAACGATGCGCCCGGTGAACAATGGGTGACGGGCTTCCTTCAACCTCCGCAGATTTTGTTCGGCCGGGCAGCCAGGAAAGCCGCTGCCGATCCCACACCAGCTGAAGCAAAATCGCAGTGGTATCGGGTCGATATCGATGCAATCCAACACCAGATGCCCTACGAGCTGTTGCCCGTTTTTCTGACACAATCACCGCCGCCAGAAGGAAATCTGGCCCTGCCGACACGCGTCGACCCCGAGTTCGACCTCTCGGAAGGCTCCCATTTGAATTATGCCTTCCAATGGTTTTCCTTTGCCCTGGTCGCAGGGATCATCTACGTGAGTATCGTGCGAAGCCGGGAGAAAAAGCGACAGCAGGGCTCGGTCGAGGCGCCAGGCGGAGACAATCCACAGGAACAGCCGTCGGCCCTGGGAGGCACCAATCATGTCTAG
- a CDS encoding FesM: MTVSNGPSGPVLLQHNPRFDLLRVPGLGKLLRWRWGRLVFQVPLLLLALLMIYDGLTGPQLAPQNISTVAAWVHYRGFVILALLLVGNLFCMACPFTLPRTVARKLSGRGRRWPRALRHKWMAILLLLALFWLYEWLDLWASPWLTAWLAIAYFVAAFVLEALFSGSPFCKYLCPLGTFNFVSSTVSPLQITARNREICRSCVGRECVSGSPQVLGCGTDLFVPQVNSNMDCIFCLDCARACPHDNVALASRPPLHELVCHAWPRRWDMAFLAFVFAFASVSNAFGMIPPVYELEARLAQWLGTSNEALILGLIFGVLNLLLPAVLGLTAAWLSRGLAKNDGEPLRVVFSRYAPALIPLAFAIWFAHYGFHFVTGALTIIPVAQGFLIDHGILLLGAEPNWLLGPVLPAEWLLPLQIIAVLIGFAGSLYVTTRLANRAGGSVAMARRAVLPWIVLLLGLALAAISVFSEPMEMRGTIELMALGV; the protein is encoded by the coding sequence ATGACGGTATCCAATGGGCCTTCCGGCCCCGTTCTTTTACAACACAATCCACGCTTTGATCTGCTCCGTGTGCCTGGATTAGGCAAGCTGCTGCGCTGGCGATGGGGACGGCTGGTCTTCCAGGTCCCTCTTCTTCTGCTGGCGTTGTTGATGATCTACGATGGGCTAACCGGTCCCCAGTTGGCTCCCCAGAACATCTCTACGGTAGCCGCCTGGGTGCACTACCGCGGTTTTGTGATCCTGGCCCTGCTGCTTGTGGGCAATCTCTTCTGCATGGCCTGTCCATTCACCTTGCCAAGAACGGTGGCGCGGAAGTTGAGCGGTCGAGGCAGGCGCTGGCCCAGGGCGCTGCGCCACAAATGGATGGCAATCCTGCTGTTGCTGGCACTCTTCTGGCTGTACGAATGGCTCGACCTGTGGGCCTCTCCCTGGTTGACCGCCTGGCTGGCCATCGCTTATTTCGTTGCGGCCTTTGTTCTGGAGGCACTGTTTTCGGGGTCACCCTTCTGCAAGTACCTGTGCCCCCTGGGAACCTTCAACTTCGTCAGCTCGACCGTGTCACCGCTGCAGATCACGGCGCGCAACCGCGAAATCTGCCGTAGCTGTGTTGGCAGAGAGTGCGTTAGCGGCAGCCCGCAGGTTCTGGGATGCGGCACCGATCTGTTCGTGCCCCAGGTCAATAGCAACATGGATTGCATCTTCTGCCTCGATTGTGCCCGGGCCTGTCCCCATGACAATGTAGCCCTGGCCTCGCGACCGCCGCTGCACGAACTGGTCTGTCACGCCTGGCCCCGTCGCTGGGACATGGCGTTTCTGGCCTTCGTTTTTGCGTTTGCCAGTGTGAGCAACGCGTTTGGCATGATTCCACCAGTCTATGAACTGGAGGCTCGCCTGGCGCAATGGCTGGGAACGAGCAATGAAGCCCTGATCCTGGGGTTGATCTTTGGCGTCTTGAATCTGCTTCTGCCGGCCGTTCTGGGATTGACCGCCGCCTGGCTCAGTCGTGGATTGGCAAAAAACGATGGCGAGCCGTTGCGAGTCGTGTTTAGCCGCTATGCGCCTGCGCTGATCCCGCTGGCCTTTGCCATCTGGTTCGCCCATTATGGCTTTCACTTCGTGACAGGCGCACTGACGATCATCCCGGTTGCGCAGGGCTTCCTGATCGACCACGGGATATTGCTCCTGGGTGCAGAGCCCAACTGGTTGCTGGGCCCCGTCCTGCCTGCAGAGTGGCTTTTGCCGCTACAGATCATCGCCGTGCTGATCGGATTCGCCGGTAGCCTGTATGTGACGACCCGGCTTGCCAATCGGGCCGGTGGCAGCGTAGCAATGGCCAGGCGGGCGGTCTTACCGTGGATTGTATTGCTTCTGGGCCTGGCCCTGGCCGCTATCAGTGTCTTTAGTGAGCCCATGGAAATGCGTGGAACGATTGAGTTGATGGCGTTAGGAGTGTAG
- a CDS encoding FixH family protein yields the protein MPHRARILRHVILITLALITLSGCQRASRQGDQAPEVNVTLEIAPQPPVQGPTHLIIRLTDGKGLPVEGATLRIKGDMSHAGMVPVRAEASGGTGGVYEADFEWTMGGDWFVTVLATLPDGRLTSRRFDLTVLGEMP from the coding sequence ATGCCACACCGGGCCAGAATCCTCCGCCATGTGATCTTGATCACCCTGGCGCTCATCACATTGAGCGGCTGTCAGCGTGCCAGTCGCCAGGGTGATCAGGCGCCCGAGGTGAACGTGACCCTGGAGATTGCGCCCCAGCCGCCGGTCCAGGGCCCAACCCACCTGATCATCAGGCTGACCGATGGCAAAGGGCTGCCGGTTGAAGGCGCAACCTTGCGCATCAAGGGCGATATGTCCCACGCCGGCATGGTACCGGTGCGGGCGGAGGCCAGCGGCGGCACCGGTGGTGTTTATGAGGCCGACTTCGAGTGGACCATGGGCGGCGATTGGTTTGTGACGGTATTGGCAACCCTGCCCGACGGGCGTTTGACCTCCCGGCGATTCGATCTGACCGTTCTGGGTGAGATGCCATGA
- a CDS encoding SCO family protein, whose translation MSRITGLALVLILVASALSGCGKSYEFKGTAYPANREAADFELMASSGDLYRLSDHQDKVHLLFFGYTSCPDVCPTSLSEARQVLEGLGDDAEQVQVLFITVDPERDSVTKLANYTAAFHPAILGLTGDQDELAVVRDEYGIIAEKKIFSESALGYLVNHTARMFLVDQEGNLSYSYRFKTPAEDILSDVQHLIES comes from the coding sequence ATGTCTAGAATCACCGGGCTGGCACTCGTGTTGATCCTTGTTGCCAGCGCATTGTCGGGATGTGGAAAATCCTATGAGTTCAAAGGCACGGCCTACCCAGCAAACAGAGAGGCAGCTGACTTCGAGTTGATGGCCTCCAGCGGCGATCTTTACCGGCTTAGCGATCATCAGGACAAGGTACACCTGCTCTTTTTCGGTTACACCTCCTGCCCCGATGTCTGCCCAACATCCCTGTCGGAAGCACGCCAGGTCCTGGAGGGCCTCGGTGACGATGCCGAGCAGGTTCAGGTCCTCTTCATCACCGTGGACCCTGAGCGCGATAGCGTCACCAAACTGGCAAATTACACAGCGGCCTTTCATCCCGCCATTCTGGGGCTGACTGGCGACCAGGACGAGCTTGCTGTCGTGCGAGACGAGTATGGCATCATCGCGGAAAAGAAGATCTTTTCAGAGTCGGCCCTGGGTTATCTCGTCAATCATACCGCCCGCATGTTTTTGGTCGACCAGGAAGGCAATCTGAGCTACAGTTATCGATTTAAGACACCGGCCGAGGATATCCTGTCGGACGTTCAGCATCTGATTGAATCGTAA